CTGGGCGGCATCCTCTTTTCCCTCAAATCCAACGCGGACACGCAGGGATTGGCATTGTGCCAGGCCTACACCGAGCAGAACAAGGACATGGCCTCCTGCCCCGCGCACGACGACAACGTTTCCTGGTCTTTCATCACCGCCTTCGGCATCACCTTCATCGCCCTGGGCACGGGAGTGTATTTTGTAGTGGCACCTGTTCCTCCTTCCCCTCCCAATGAGGCGGTCGCCCTCTCCCCCGCCCCCACCTTCGATGCCTCTTCCCTGGAAGGGGATGAAAAAGGGGTGTGGGAAAAGATGGTGGAGGCCAACGGTTCATTATTCCAGAGTGACCTGACGCGAACAACGGGGTTTTCCAAGGTGAAGCTCTCCCGCATTCTGGACAAGCTGGAATCCAAAGGGGCCATCGAGCGCAAGCGCCGGGGAATGGCCAACCTGGTCGTGGCGAAGTAATTTCCAAACCATCCCGGAATGTTCAGTAGGCGGCCCTTGTCCTTATTATTTTAGGTTAAAAGTATCCTTTTACCAGGTGGTCTTGATATAGCCGGAGGCGATAATCGCCGGATCTTTAGTTATAGCCGTACCTCCTAATACCTTGGCCGTGGCCGTAATAATCTTATCATGGATTTCAGGCACCTTTTCTAAATGCTGGCACACTCGGATAATCCCGAGAGTCAAATCATAAACAATGTAGTTACTGCTTTCCCCTATTTTACCTAAAAGTTCGGAGAACAATTCACTTGAATCCTTTTTCTCGCAGATATAGAGTGCTTCTGCCAACACGATGGTTGGAATGACGATCGTGTTTTCACCTTTTTCGGCCTGCCGGAATACTGATGCGGCATTTGAGGATAATTGGATGTTTTCCGTCAAAAACCATAATAGTGAATGGGTATCCGCGATATACATCATCGTAATGAATGAAACAGAGACTTCTCAGAGTCGGCAATATCTGTTTCCGATATCTCGATGCTTTTCCAGAGTCCGGCGATTGACACTACCTTTTTAGCGCCAGGTTGGATGGCACTTTTCAGCTCATTCAACGCATGCTCCAGATCTTCCATCTTTTTAGCGAGCAATAGCGAATCCATATTATCATTTACCTAAAAGATTCTTTATATAGGTACTGGAGGTAAATCGCCATTAGCCCATTATTAAAATTCCACCTCCCAAACCATCCTGAAATGGTCAGAAGGCGGCCCTTAATCCTTATTAACCAAAAATTCCAACCCTTTCCATGCGCATCCGTCAAGCTACTGCCAAAGATATCATTCCCATGGCCCGTCTCATGATGGACGTTTACTCCAAGCCGCCATTCAATGCCCGCCGACCACTTTCGGAAGCGGTGAAGAGCCTCCGATACTACTTGAAGATGGGCCACGCATTCGTGGCAGAGGAAAGGAAAGAATTGGTGGGAGCTACTGTTCTCCGGGTCGATCGTTTTTGGGAAGGAAATGTCTTGATCATAGAGGATCTGGCGGTGAAGGAAACCCCTGGCTCCCAAAACGTGCGTAAGGCCCTCCTTTCCAGCATGAGGAAATACGCCAAGCAGAAAAAGGCACACCTGATCTCCTTCTCCACCCTCCTCAAATCCCCCAACCTTGGATTCTACGAGAAAAATGGATTCAAATTACGGAAGGATTTGGGGATATTCGAGAAGCGGATTTGAAAAGTATCCATTCAATCGACTTGACATTAATCGCCGCTCTTTTTTTTCTATGCGGTTTCACATCCATACGAATGTAGCGAAGGCCGATAACAGCAAAGCGGCGAGGAGGCTGAGGAGCAATCCCGTTTTGGCCATCTGGGGAACGGTGACAGCGCCCGTGGAGTAGGCGATGGCATTTGGAGGAGTGCCCATGGGGGCGGTGAAATCAATCGAGGCCGCGATCGCGGTGACCACCACAATGACCTCCACCGGTATCCCCAATGCGGGGGCGAGGGGGATGGTCAATGGAATCATGAGCGCGGCCGAGGCGGTGTTGGAGGCGAACATGGTGACGATAATCCCCACCACGGCGAGAAGGAAAATGAGAAGGAAAATAGGCAACCCCACCGCGTGCGCGGAGATGAGCGCCGCGAGGTGCGCGTCAATCCCGGTGGCCTGGAAGGCGCTCCCCAGAACAATGCCTGACCCAATGAGGGAAAGAATGGGCCAATCCACTTTCTTGAAATCTTCCGTTTCAAGCAAGCGGAATAAGTAGAGGAGGAGAATGGGTACTAATGCCACGACGCTCGTGGATAATTTCGTGAGAGAATCGGTGGCCCAGAGGAGCGCGGTGAGGAGGAATATCCCTATGACCAGCCGCTGGCCCTTGTTTAATTTTTCGATGTGAGGACGGAGTCGGAGCCTTTTGATTTCCGGAGGATAGATGCGCAGCACCACCCCCCAAATCACAAAAAGAAAAATGAGGACGAAAGGAAGGCCGTAGAACATCCAGTCCCAGAATCCGAAGGCCATTCCCATCTCCCCCAAATATTTGGCCGCGAGGGGATTGGGAGTAGATCCCACGAGTGTACCTAAACCCCCGACGGTGGCGGCGTAAGCCACCCCCAAAATAAAGGCTTTGGCGAAGGAGGACGTGGAAAGGGGCAGTTTGTTCTGGTGGAGCACAAATAGCACAATAGGAATCATCAGCGCGGCGGAGGCGGTGTTGGACATCCATAACGAGAGAAAGGCTGTGAGGAACATGAACCCGAGCAGCACCATGGATGGTTTCTCTCCCAGGTGGGATAATACCCGGTGGGCGATGAGGTGGTCCAATCCATGCTTCTGGAGGGCGATAGCCAGGACGAATCCTCCCAATAATAGAACGACAATGGGATCGAAGTAGAGAGGGAATATTTCCCCAGGAGAAAACCCCCCAAGCAGGATGAGGAGGAACGCAATGAGGAGACCCGTGATGTGCAAGGGCAATGCTTCCGTGAACCAATACACCACCGCCAGCACCGTAATGGCCAGCACCAATTGGGCCCGGGGTTCCCATCCTAAATCCAGGAAGAAATATACCAGCCCCGCGAGAACAGGACCCAAAACCAGCGTGCGCTCCCGCGATGCCCATCCCATACCCATCCAAAACCCTCCCCATTAAAATATCCCGCGGGCGGGTTGGAAAGCAGGAAATCAGTTAATCAGGTTCACATCGTTATTTGAGGATAAATCAAGCCCGATTGAATTCAAAAATGGGAGTCATTCAGTGATTCGATTTATTTCTCAAACGGATCTATCTTCCCTAGGCAAAGTTGAAAAGATAGGCAGGCTTATATTTCCAGAATTTTTCTTCCCAGAATGCGGTGGCAAAAAATTGGGGCAGCGATTGGGTTTGGTCTAATTATTTTTATTATCGCGTCCATTTTCACACCTAACAATCAGGATTCAACTTTATCCGTCATTTTATCGGTATCCACATTCCTCTTTGGGGTTTTCATCGCTTTTGCTATTTCAGATCGCCGCAGCCGCATGGATGCCATTCGTGAGAATGATTCTGTGGAACGTGGATATATCGAAGAATTGTATCGTCTGTCATCCATTTTTGGAAAAAAAATTCAAAAAGAATTCCAGATCGTTTTGGATAAATACCTTATGGCCACCCTCGACTATCCTATTTTCTATTACTATTTGACAGAGTACGAATTCAAGCAAATTGACAAAAAAATTAACGAACTGGATATTAGCGGGGATAAAGAAAAGATTGCCTATGGAAATATTATGGATATTATGGAGAAAATGGGGGTGGCCCGAAAAAAAACAATTGCACATATTGGAGACACTCTTTCAATTTTTGAATGGACCATATTCACCTTTCTTTCCATAATAATAATTTCAACCCTTTTACTGTCCAATTCTGGAGAAGTTTATTCTGCATTGGTGGTGGGGATCATGAGCTTTATCATTGCATTGCTTATCGTATTCCTCGACAGCCTGAATTCATTGCAATGGAAAGAGGAAGAACGGCTGTTTGAGCCATACCAGCGGACATTCGAAGCCATCGATTTGATGCGCTATTATCCTGAAGACCTGCTCAGGGAGGGTAGGATTACCAAACACGTTGGAATAAAATACCGGGTAGGCACATACACTTTTTTGAACAACAAGATAATAGGGAAAAAAATTTCCATCAAAGGATAGATATTTCCCTTTGGGCCCCGTACTAATGGTTGGGAGATAACTTTTTTGATTAAACTTTTTTCTTAAAAAAGTTAGTTTGATGAACCCTTTTTCAAAAGGTTCTTTACTAAAAAAGCCCGAGCAATAACCAATACACCCCTACAAAATCAATAGGTTTAAATTATTGTAGGGGTAATTAATGGGAATGGTTTCCAAGAAAAGGAAGCGAATAAGAGGAAATGAATATGACTACTGGAGCCTTTCGGTACGCTTGCCCAATGGAAAGGTCAGAACAGCCCAAAAAATGGTCCGGGACGGGGACGATCCGAAAACCATACGGGTTTGGGCTGATGCACAGGAACTCAAAATATGGCGGAATTGGGCCTCTCAATTCTACGCCGCCGACTCTATCTTTACCCCTGACCAAATCCAGAAAATAGAGGAAATGCGAATTGGATACAAAAAGATTACCCGCCGCTTGACCAAGAATCAACTAAAAGACTTGTTTGATCGCTTTACGGCCAATTTCACATATGAATCTAACGCACTGGAAGGAAGTTCTCTCACTCTCAAGGATGTAGCCATTATCTTGTTTGAGAAAAATATCATCAAAGGAAAAGATTTGCGTGAAATTTATGAAACAGTGAACTCAAGAAATGTAGTGAATCTCATCCTAAAACGAAAATTCAAAGTAACGGAAAAAGACATCATCCGCGTACATAAAATGCTGGTTGACAAAATGGATGTAGAAACAGGATACAAAAAAATACCAAATTGGCTTCCCGGAAGAAAGATTGAAACCACGATGCCCGAAAATGTCGAAAAAGAAATGAAATCATTGGTAGAATTCTACCAAAAAAATAAAACGACTACACACCCATTGAAATTAGCCGCCCAGATCCATGGCAAATTCGAAAAAATACATCCATTTGACGATGGAAATGGCCGCGTGGGACGCTTTCTTATTAACATCATGTTGGTCAATGATGGATATCCACCACTGATTATTCGGAAAACCCAACGCATCCACTACCTGAAATGCTTGGAAGATTTTGACAATGGATATACCCATAATATTGAGCGATTTTTACTGGAAAAATACAAAGACACCTACCGAAAATTCTTCGAAATATACATCAAATATATTTGAATGGGTTATCCTAAGCCCTCGGTGGGCAATGTGGTAATTAGTTCGAATCCTTGGAATTCCAAAAAAACCTTGTTTTTGATGATGAAAAGGGGGATTAATTAGCAGTACGACCCTGCCCTGTATGCGGTAGCGGCAGTTTTCCTTATTTCCTTTGGCCGAAAGTGCAATAGTGCATTAAATTGTGTATAAAGCCAATGCCCTATTTTTTCCCCAGGAATTTGGCGTGCTGTTTGCTCCACACGCTATTGGGTGTTTTCTTGAGCCAGTCCGCGTAGTAATCGATGAATGCCATCCGTTCTTTTCGGTTCTTTTCGACATCCGCACGGAGCGCCTTCCGATCCTTTTCCGTCAATCTGGGGACATCGCTCAGTTCCATAACACCCTCTCCGCCACATCCATAACCCCAATCTCGTTAATATGCCTTTGGAGGAGGGGCACGTCTATTTTTTCCAGGAAAAGCCGATACAAGTGCCGTGCGTCTTCAAAATCTTTATCCGTCCCCAGTAGTAATTTATATGCGATTTGGAGTTCGATCTCGGAGGTAAACAGGCGATGGCCATTGAGGATCACTTCAATCGGATGGCTCATCGAATAGTGGTTGTATTCCGACTTCGCATACTTGATCTCAAAATTCGGGATGACTTTCCCATTTAGGGCAAAGCGGATTGCGGTATCGTTCTCCAAGTATTCATGCAACGCATCCTGCGGATTGGTTGAATTAAGACAGTACATACCCGCCTCCTCTAAAGCGGCCCACCATTCACGCATCCTTTTTTCATCCAGCCGCTCGATGAATAAATCGACATCTTCCGTTTGCCGGCTTCTCCCGAATAAGATGGCAATGTACCCGGAAATGATGACATATTGGATGTCCATCCTATGCAAAATATCCACGAACCCGAGAACCAATTCGTCCAAGTCCGACAGTTCGCGGTCAAACACGATTTTCCCAGGAGAATACTCGAACTCCATGATACAAGAGAAACCCTCCCCTGGGTTATATCCCTTTGGGCAGGGAACCGCCAAAAAAAACCTCGCCACCAGAGCCCAACCCTTTGATAGAAGTCGAATCCATGACTCTTTTTAGGATGGAAAAATGATTGGTTTATTATTCATTTATTGAACCACAATGGTTTTAATTAATTCAAGAGGCACTTAATTGTGGCTGGATTTTTAACGCATGAGTGGATTGCCTATTTGGTATTGCAAAAGCTGAAAAGAAAACAAATTATTTCGCAATCTGAAAACATTGATGATTACTTTTTTGGCGCAGTCGCACCCGATATTCGGTACTCTGCAAATATTGCAAGAGAAATAACACATAAGCCAGGCGGTGAAGAATCGATATTCGAAATGTTAAAAATGAGCGTTCCTTCATTTCCCTTTGTCGCTGGATACGAAACCCACCTGATTACAGACATAGCTTGGTCCAATGATAAAAATTGGCTGAAGGAGAGTATTTACGAACATTATTCAATGAATGCGAATAATACTATTCAAAAAATTACCCTTTATGGTTTGGTCGATGATTATTTTCAAGCCAAGGCAGATTGGCTTTTTCCATATACGTGTGCTGGATATGTTTTTCGCGCGAATGATTTTGAAATTCTTAAAAGGATAAGAATATCTGAAAAAGAAATTTTGGCATATAAATCAATCCTGATTCCTTATTTGCGTGAACCTGGAATTGATAGTATAATCAATCTTGGTTTTTTTCCGGATAATAGAGATGAAACTCTGGTAGCACAGTTCTTGGATGATCATACTTCTATAACAAAATATTTGCAGAAATTTGAGAAAACGGCGGTTGAAAAATGTGTTGAAAGCTTGGAGAAATATGTATGAAGAACTGGGAAGGAATAGCTGTTAGAATTATTATTGGAATGGCAGGAGTGGTTGTATTTTTCCACCTGGTGGAGCGCCTATATTTGTTGTATTTTTTGTTTTTGGTTCTGACGACCCCATAACCTGAAAAGCCCTCGATGAGGTAAACCGTAACCCGTTCAAATCCCCAGCGCTCGCGTTTCTCTATTTATTTAGTTTGAGATTTCCAGGATTACCAGATAATGGGATCAAAACCCTTCGGCCCCAAGCGTTTGAAGAATGTGCTTAATGTCATCTATTACTTTCTGCTGGTTCTTTTTGTCAGAGATGCGAACGAATTTGATGAGGAGATCAACCAGTTCTTCTTGGGAAAATGCCTTGATTTTATTTCCATCCGCAATAAAGTAGAACCGGAATGATTTATACTTGAGTTCCTTGATCACGATGCCGCCTACCCTCCCGAGCGGCTTACCTTTTTTGGGATTTTCTTCCAAGGTTTCCAGGAGATCCAATATCTCATGCGATTCTCCCTTGAATTTTCGCTTGATTTCATCCAAAAGCGAGCGGACTATTTCGACCTGGGCCATTGCGCTTCAACCTCTTTCCGGGCTTCCTTGAGCGAAATCGTATTATTGGAAGCCATCAGAAATTCGCGCAGTTGAACCTTAACGGCCATGCTGTAGAGTCGCTGAAGAATCATATCATAACTTTCCCCCTTCGACCCGAAAGAAGAAATCTTCCGCTTAGTTTCAGTGGACAGCTGAATCGTCGTATTACTCATACCATAACAACTATAGCCACTATAGTTTAAAAGAATTCCTTCAACCACCCCCCCCAATAAATGGTATTTTTACAACCTTTCCAAACCCCTACCAATACGCCGGGAATTTGCTCCCCCCTACCTCAAGCCCTCGATGAGATTGGTACGTTAGGATAAAGTCCCACGCATTCCCAAAGTTGGAATGGATTAAAAGGACTTTACTGCCTCGTTCTCCCATGAATCTGCAGGGCAAGGTTGTGATTATAACTGGGGCGAGCCGAGGTCTTGGAAGGGAACTTGCATTGGCTTTTTCCAAGGAACTGGCTCATGTGGTGGCAAGCGCACGTTCCTCAAAAGAACTTAAGGTGCTTGAAGGTGAGACTAAGGGAATCAGTATTCAAGCGGATGTGATCAAGGATTCCGATATGCTTCAACTCGCCAAAAAGACGGTTTCAAAGTTTGGTCGAATTGATATCTGGGTGAATAATGCAGGGATTTGGATTCCCCACGGTCCAGTTGAAGAGCTTAATTTTTCTCGCGTTCGAGACGTTATTGAAGTAAACCTCTTTGGAACGATGCATGGATCAAAAGCAGCTCTCCTTCAAATGAAAAAACAAGGAAATGGAATGATCATTAACATTCTATCTACAAGTGCTTTAGACGCAAGAGCTGGAAGCTCTGCATATGGTGCGAGCAAGTACGGAATCATCGGATTTGCCAAAGCGCTTCGGAAAGAAGCTGAGCCCTCCGATATTCGAGTCGTGAACATTTATCCAGGCGGAATGCGCACTCATCTATTCGATGAAAAGATACCGGATAATTATTCCAGTTATATGAATCCAAAAGAAGTAGCTCAAAAAATCGTCGAAAATCTTAAGAAGGAAAATCCAGAAGAAGAATTAATACTTAAGAGGCCGAAGCCCTAAGCCCTCAATGGGCGCGAGACGGTAAGGGGTTCAAATCATATAAGGTAGTGTGGGATTGGTTTTGACCAATCTTGCGTGTTTAATAAAGTAGGAACAGATTCTTTTTACATGAAAAATCCGTTGAAACATTCCAGAAGGAAAAAACCCGCACCTAAAACGGATCGTGTAACCATTTTAAATCGCCGTGGAAAGCGGCTACACGGTTTCTTAACCAATGTTGGTAGTACTTCGATCGTGCTAGTACTCCCTGGTGCAGGGGAATCTTGTAATCAAATATTTTATCAAAAAATAGCAAAAGTAGCCGCTGCTCATGGATTGGACTGTTTACGCATGGATTTGTCAGGTTATGGTGAGAGCGAAGGAAATCGGTTTGAGATTACCCCAACGCTCCATGTTCAGGACGTGGTGGATATTTATACTCAACTAAAACCGAATTATTCTTCTTTCTATGCAGCCGGATTTTCATGGGGTGCGTACATAGCATTAATTACTTCACTGCATGTTCCCTTTCACCTTCAATTCATTTTTTCTCCCGCAATATTTTATGAAAATAGGGAAATCAATCATGCATTTAATCGCGCGTGGAAAAGGAATGGGTGGTTGCCGGATTATAATGTATTTGTGAAAAATGGGAGCATCCGACCGCAGAAAGAGAAACACCAACTAAATTATGCATTTTTGACCTCCCTCCGACGATATACGATTGATAACGTGAGCCGCACTCGTGTTCCAACGATATTAGGATGCGGAAAAAAAGAAAAACTATTTGTAAAACAAATAAATCAACTTAAAGAAAAAATTCATGCCCCCGTTCAAAAAAACCTTTTTTCAGGAGTTGGCCATGAAAGTCGAAATCCACTATATTATGAAAAGGCCCTCAAACTTATCAATGACAACTTGCCTACTATTTGATTTCAAACCACACCCTAACTAATGCCACAATTTCTTCCAAATCTAGTTCGCCATCCATTTCGGGGGACGTGCACCCTTTTCAGCTTTTGGATTTGAACTGGTTGCCTGAGAGCCCTCGGTGGGATTCGAACCCACGACCTGCGGTTTACAAAACCGCTGCTCTACCACTGAGCCACGAGGGCGGAATGCGATTTGGGAATGGAATGGCATTCTGACGCATGGCTATTCTGGAGCGGGAATCCATATAAATTCGGTCTCCAGACCAGAAGAAAAAGGGGCGGTCTCCGGTTGACCGCCAGGGGTAGGAAGCCTTATTCAGGCACCCTTATTTCCGGCGCTTTCGAACAATACGCTTTCGCGTAGAGCGGGCGCGCACGGTGCGCGTCTTCCGCGCGGGCTTTCGAACGGTTTTCACCGTTGTTCGGCCGCGTGTTTTCCGCACACTTTTTCGAACCGTTTTGGGACGGGTCGTTTTACGGGTTGTCTTGCGAACAACTCGTTTTGTTTTGCGTTGCACGTGGTTTACCTCCGACGTGTTTATGTAGACTAATTATGTCTGCATTTGTTATTTAAATGTTTGGAATGCATCTTTTGTCGTACAAATGCATGTTTGGCGCCAAAATGTTGGTGCAACGTGCAACAAGTTACAAAATAATGTGAAACACACGCCCAATGTTCGTGCGCAAGAAATATTATTTATCTTTTTGAATGAACAAACGGAAAAAAAGAAATATGATTACAAAAAAACCCAGCGAAAGAATCAGCGTGTGCCAAACCTGCGGCGAATGCTGCAAGCGGTATCCCATTTCCATCTTGCCACACGAGCGTTCCGCGCAAGCGAGGTTCATGGGAGTCAGCGAAGAGGAATTCACGCGCACACATACCCGGCTGCTCGTGCAATTGGTACCTTTTCCCTCCTCCGATCATCCATTGGCGATCGCCACGGCGATGTTGCCCAAAACATTGGTGCAAATACTTGAATCCAATGGATTGGATTCTCCGTATGTCATGATCCTCCCCATGGTGGGTTTGAGAAAAGAGGAATATTGCATCTTTTTCGATGCGGATACTTTCGGATGCACCACCCATCCCGTGAAACCCGCGCAGTGCCGGCTATTTCCTTTCACGAGCCTAAAGGAGAATGAGGATTATGCCACCCTCTATGATTTCTGCGGGTTGGCTACTATCAGTTCCCCGACACAGCATACCTTCGACCATCAACGAGCGCAGAAGGAGCGTATGCATGCCTATTTCGATGCCGTGGCCAAAGAAGGATTGGGTGGCGTCTGGGGAACCCTCCCCCTCAAGGGAAACATCCTTTTCAGGGGAAAAGAGGTTTCCACCATCAGAATGGACGAACTGAATGAATGGCTGTCATTATCCCGAAGCAAAACCCCCCATTTTGACAATCATCGAAAATAGATTCGTCTATCGTAGACTTTGGGAAGCTTTCAGGTAAAAATGTTCATAAACTCCCACCTCCCTCCTCTCTTTCATGAAAGCCACCTCTCATCCAAGAATCGGATGGGGTCTCCTTGCCGGATTGGTTTTGCTGTTATTGCTCGCCGGCTGTGCCCAACCCCCATCCTCAGGAAACAATATTCCCCCAGCCCCTAATCCTCCTCCCACCACCCAGGATGGACGATTAGTTTATGCCATCACCGATGCGGCCGCGGATCTGTCTTCCATTTCAAGGATCGACATGACCATCGACCGCGTGGAAACCCATTCGACAACGTCGGGTTGGACCACCGTTGCTTTCACCCCTCAAACATTCAACCTATTGGATCTCAGGGACCAGGATAAAGCCATGGTGCTCGCCGACGCCGAATTGAATGCCGGTTCATATGACCAGACAAGATTGCACGTGTCCTCTATTCTCATTACGGATATCGAGAACCAGACCCGGGAGGCTTTCCTCCCTTCAGGAGAGCTCCGATTTTCTTCCACCATGAACGTGGATGGGGGGAGCGTGAATACCATTCTCCTGGATGTCCTCGCGGATGTGTCATTGCATCAGACGGGGAATGGCCAATACATTTTTGCCCCCGTCATCCAGGTTGAAACCCGGGAAGATGCGGATGTGACCATCCAGAATGACGACACCATTGTAATAACCTCCGGGAACATCACCTCATCCACGCGTGTGGGCATGGATGTTCAGGGGAACGTGGGGGTGAATGTGCAGATCCCCGCGGACGCGAATGTGGTCATCGAGAATGGGATCGTGGTCATCCGAGGAAGCCTTCTCGTGACCTGAATAATGGATTTGAAACAGGAAATGGGGGATGTCCTATTTTTTGTCCCCCTCTTTTTTTTTATCTAAAAATGTCATTCTCGAATGCCCATTAATCCGTTGGCGGGCATATTCGGGTCAATGGGTTGGGTGAATTCAAGGGTCAATTGGAACCCATTGTGCGCAATTCCTTTGGTCAGTGTCCCATCCCACATCTGCATCCCCAGCATGAATCCCACGTGCAAGTCCCCATAAATCCCATCCTTGAGGTTCATGAAATGCCCTGACACCGAGACGATGCGCCCATTCCGCAGTTCCTGCGAGACGAAGCGGTTGTGATTGAAGTATTGCACCGTGGCTTCCTTCAGAAGTCCGTCGGCCGTGATCGCCGTGGTTTCTCTGATTCCGTGTTCGCGGATGGCTTGCCGCAACCCTTGGAGCACGTCATCCCCATCCTCGAACGCCAGGACGAGATTCTTCTTCGTGCTCCTTCCGGTGTAAATAGTCGAATCGAATTGGCTCATGCCTATTCCCCCTCTCTGCCATACATATCCTTTCCCGGTTTATTAGCCTATTCGATTGTGTAGCAATTACCTTTTTGTAGGGGTATCTCCTTCATCTTACATG
The sequence above is drawn from the Candidatus Diapherotrites archaeon genome and encodes:
- a CDS encoding PIN domain-containing protein yields the protein MYIADTHSLLWFLTENIQLSSNAASVFRQAEKGENTIVIPTIVLAEALYICEKKDSSELFSELLGKIGESSNYIVYDLTLGIIRVCQHLEKVPEIHDKIITATAKVLGGTAITKDPAIIASGYIKTTW
- a CDS encoding GNAT family N-acetyltransferase, with protein sequence MRIRQATAKDIIPMARLMMDVYSKPPFNARRPLSEAVKSLRYYLKMGHAFVAEERKELVGATVLRVDRFWEGNVLIIEDLAVKETPGSQNVRKALLSSMRKYAKQKKAHLISFSTLLKSPNLGFYEKNGFKLRKDLGIFEKRI
- a CDS encoding DASS family sodium-coupled anion symporter — translated: MGMGWASRERTLVLGPVLAGLVYFFLDLGWEPRAQLVLAITVLAVVYWFTEALPLHITGLLIAFLLILLGGFSPGEIFPLYFDPIVVLLLGGFVLAIALQKHGLDHLIAHRVLSHLGEKPSMVLLGFMFLTAFLSLWMSNTASAALMIPIVLFVLHQNKLPLSTSSFAKAFILGVAYAATVGGLGTLVGSTPNPLAAKYLGEMGMAFGFWDWMFYGLPFVLIFLFVIWGVVLRIYPPEIKRLRLRPHIEKLNKGQRLVIGIFLLTALLWATDSLTKLSTSVVALVPILLLYLFRLLETEDFKKVDWPILSLIGSGIVLGSAFQATGIDAHLAALISAHAVGLPIFLLIFLLAVVGIIVTMFASNTASAALMIPLTIPLAPALGIPVEVIVVVTAIAASIDFTAPMGTPPNAIAYSTGAVTVPQMAKTGLLLSLLAALLLSAFATFVWM
- a CDS encoding Fic family protein produces the protein MVSKKRKRIRGNEYDYWSLSVRLPNGKVRTAQKMVRDGDDPKTIRVWADAQELKIWRNWASQFYAADSIFTPDQIQKIEEMRIGYKKITRRLTKNQLKDLFDRFTANFTYESNALEGSSLTLKDVAIILFEKNIIKGKDLREIYETVNSRNVVNLILKRKFKVTEKDIIRVHKMLVDKMDVETGYKKIPNWLPGRKIETTMPENVEKEMKSLVEFYQKNKTTTHPLKLAAQIHGKFEKIHPFDDGNGRVGRFLINIMLVNDGYPPLIIRKTQRIHYLKCLEDFDNGYTHNIERFLLEKYKDTYRKFFEIYIKYI
- a CDS encoding SDR family oxidoreductase — its product is MNLQGKVVIITGASRGLGRELALAFSKELAHVVASARSSKELKVLEGETKGISIQADVIKDSDMLQLAKKTVSKFGRIDIWVNNAGIWIPHGPVEELNFSRVRDVIEVNLFGTMHGSKAALLQMKKQGNGMIINILSTSALDARAGSSAYGASKYGIIGFAKALRKEAEPSDIRVVNIYPGGMRTHLFDEKIPDNYSSYMNPKEVAQKIVENLKKENPEEELILKRPKP
- a CDS encoding alpha/beta fold hydrolase translates to MKNPLKHSRRKKPAPKTDRVTILNRRGKRLHGFLTNVGSTSIVLVLPGAGESCNQIFYQKIAKVAAAHGLDCLRMDLSGYGESEGNRFEITPTLHVQDVVDIYTQLKPNYSSFYAAGFSWGAYIALITSLHVPFHLQFIFSPAIFYENREINHAFNRAWKRNGWLPDYNVFVKNGSIRPQKEKHQLNYAFLTSLRRYTIDNVSRTRVPTILGCGKKEKLFVKQINQLKEKIHAPVQKNLFSGVGHESRNPLYYEKALKLINDNLPTI
- a CDS encoding YkgJ family cysteine cluster protein, which produces MITKKPSERISVCQTCGECCKRYPISILPHERSAQARFMGVSEEEFTRTHTRLLVQLVPFPSSDHPLAIATAMLPKTLVQILESNGLDSPYVMILPMVGLRKEEYCIFFDADTFGCTTHPVKPAQCRLFPFTSLKENEDYATLYDFCGLATISSPTQHTFDHQRAQKERMHAYFDAVAKEGLGGVWGTLPLKGNILFRGKEVSTIRMDELNEWLSLSRSKTPHFDNHRK
- a CDS encoding DUF4382 domain-containing protein, whose protein sequence is MKATSHPRIGWGLLAGLVLLLLLAGCAQPPSSGNNIPPAPNPPPTTQDGRLVYAITDAAADLSSISRIDMTIDRVETHSTTSGWTTVAFTPQTFNLLDLRDQDKAMVLADAELNAGSYDQTRLHVSSILITDIENQTREAFLPSGELRFSSTMNVDGGSVNTILLDVLADVSLHQTGNGQYIFAPVIQVETREDADVTIQNDDTIVITSGNITSSTRVGMDVQGNVGVNVQIPADANVVIENGIVVIRGSLLVT
- a CDS encoding DUF296 domain-containing protein — translated: MSQFDSTIYTGRSTKKNLVLAFEDGDDVLQGLRQAIREHGIRETTAITADGLLKEATVQYFNHNRFVSQELRNGRIVSVSGHFMNLKDGIYGDLHVGFMLGMQMWDGTLTKGIAHNGFQLTLEFTQPIDPNMPANGLMGIRE